Proteins encoded within one genomic window of Perognathus longimembris pacificus isolate PPM17 chromosome 28, ASM2315922v1, whole genome shotgun sequence:
- the LOC125342940 gene encoding testicular haploid expressed gene protein-like: MGDYWQGAPINTSEARGEPEKKLDDALLDPPRALFESQWLKESNIRSPGQVVVNIQERVETITTEKMVPEELIPEVRDLMKALEQGMRDNIPKISQLTITEKATTVSRSKSSRRRLYELARHKTRWHRHRPECCCCKGYAWISPRKMTLQFCLYWPSLYWNDRFHEDTTLTITVPAVSRRVEELSRPKKLTLECRKRAMQSSQPTTEYHPTNRLKKLAVPKVRNNVWTIDMSELSKVSRAAQMAVPSARILDLAKPKGPPPVSEEWDPMPKPKAHMSNYNRLLQLAMPKAQSEKCIPDRSPCWEVLDGTKKAVASERIITLAQPKVRKDINEGYNPYHVSPASLVAQPSPRIYELAVPKNITKKV, from the coding sequence ATGGGGGACTACTGGCAAGGTGCGCCTATTAACACCTCTGAGGCCAGGGGGGAGCcagaaaaaaagttggatgatGCTCTTTTGGACCCTCCACGTGCTTTGTtcgagagccagtggctcaaggaGTCTAATATCAGGAGCCCCGGTCAAGTAGTGGTAAATATCCAAGAAAGAGTCGAAACTATCACCACCGAAAAGATGGTTCCTGAGGAGCTGATACCAGAGGTCCGGGATCTGATGAAGGCTCTGGAGCAGGGCATGAGGGACAATATTCCTAAAATAAGTCAGCTGACCATTACGGAAAAGGCCACCACTGTCTCCAGGTCCAAGAGCAGCAGGAGAAGGCTCTATGAGTTGGCAAGGCACAAGACCAGATGGCACAGACACAGACCAGAGTGCTGTTGTTGTAAGGGCTATGCCTGGATTTCACCACGAAAGATGACCTTACAGTTCTGCCTCTACTGGCCCTCCCTGTACTGGAATGATCGCTTTCATGAGGACACTACTCTGACCATCACAGTACCAGCTGTGTCCCGACGAGTGGAGGAGCTCTCACGGCCAAAGAAGTTAACTTTAGAGTGCCGAAAAAGGGCCATGCAGAGCTCCCAGCCCACCACAGAATACCATCCTACCAACCGCCTGAAGAAACTGGCTGTCCCTAAGGTCCGTAATAACGTTTGGACTATTGACATGTCTGAATTATCCAAGGTGTCCCGGGCAGCTCAGATGGCAGTCCCTAGTGCACGGATCCTGGACTTAGCAAAGCCTAAGGGCCCACCACCTGTATCAGAAGAATGGGACCCCATGCCAAAGCCCAAGGCACATATGTCCAATTATAATCGTCTTCTTCAGCTGGCTATGCCCAAGGCTCAGTCAGAAAAATGCATCCCTGACAGAAGTCCTTGCTGGGAGGTTTTAGATGGCACCAAGAAGGCAGTGGCCAGTGAGAGGATCATCACCCTAGCTCAGCCTAAGGTTCGAAAGGACATCAATGAGGGTTATAACCCCTACCATGTATCTCCTGCCTCTCTAGTGGCTCAACCATCCCCCCGTATCTATGAACTTGCTGTTCCCAAAAACATTACCAAGAAAGTGTAG